The following are from one region of the Polyangiaceae bacterium genome:
- a CDS encoding DUF4349 domain-containing protein → MRISAALRTVSLGVVVSATLALAGCAKRADAGASPPEPAAQTAAPKGAASLDTLRASERKIIKNATLTLTVESPSAAARDAAAVAKRFSGYVVEETASGGGDESEPRWVRVSLKVDADRFDDALGELRRMSTAVGSESIKSEDVTEEYVDVEARIKTEKKLEEQYLALLDKATTVEDTLKVQKQLAEVRGSIEKLEGRKRVLDNQTRLSAIEVTFQRQEPLVAGTQFGRAMKRAGADVLNVGSAIITGLIRLTGVMIPVFLLLLLPAFLIGRAVLRRALGTQRKATAV, encoded by the coding sequence ATGCGAATCAGCGCTGCCCTCCGCACCGTGTCCCTCGGCGTCGTCGTCTCCGCCACCCTGGCGCTGGCCGGCTGCGCGAAGCGGGCGGACGCGGGGGCGAGCCCTCCGGAGCCGGCAGCCCAGACCGCTGCGCCGAAGGGCGCCGCGAGCCTCGATACGCTGCGCGCCAGTGAGCGGAAGATCATCAAGAACGCGACGCTCACGTTGACCGTGGAGTCCCCCTCCGCCGCCGCCCGCGATGCGGCGGCGGTGGCCAAGCGCTTCTCTGGATACGTCGTGGAAGAAACCGCCAGCGGCGGCGGCGACGAGAGCGAGCCGCGGTGGGTGCGCGTGAGCCTCAAGGTGGACGCCGATCGCTTCGACGACGCTCTCGGCGAGCTGCGGCGCATGAGCACGGCCGTGGGGAGCGAGAGCATCAAGAGCGAGGACGTGACCGAGGAGTACGTGGACGTCGAAGCGCGCATCAAGACCGAGAAGAAGCTCGAGGAGCAATACCTCGCCCTGCTCGACAAGGCGACCACCGTGGAGGACACCCTGAAGGTGCAGAAGCAGCTGGCCGAGGTGCGTGGCAGCATCGAGAAGCTCGAAGGCCGAAAGCGCGTGCTCGACAATCAGACGCGGCTCTCGGCCATCGAGGTGACGTTCCAGCGCCAAGAGCCGCTGGTCGCGGGCACCCAGTTCGGCCGCGCAATGAAGCGCGCTGGGGCGGACGTGCTGAACGTCGGCTCGGCCATCATCACCGGCTTGATCCGGCTGACCGGCGTGATGATCCCGGTGTTCCTGCTGCTGCTGTTGCCCGCGTTCCTCATCGGCCGCGCCGTGCTGCGGCGCGCCCTCGGGACTCAGCGCAAGGCGACGGCGGTCTGA
- a CDS encoding PEGA domain-containing protein — MKRILSVAWGACLMLAFNTAVAQPSNVDTVARDLLRRGQAAANNGRWQEAYESFRAAWALDQRYVVACNLAQASLELEKFVEAAERARDCLRMLPTDTKPAQRKVASEGYERARSQVGAVRIEVKPRGSEVFLDGKKLGLAPLAEDLFVEPGQHVVKVTYPSRTPAERTVVASKGEVQLVRLELEGAGGAPAGKSNGEHTTGNPGTGKPHDTSRDGVAPRTVALIAGGALTAVAVGLGVGFRLKGSAAHDDAATSLDAATSKFGPAPCSSAQGASSSLCAEVRSKRDEGDSANGISNVSFVAAGVLGVGTAAAFFLWPAESSARAVRATPWTTGNASGITLQGSF, encoded by the coding sequence ATGAAGCGAATTCTCTCAGTCGCATGGGGCGCCTGCCTGATGCTGGCCTTCAATACCGCTGTTGCCCAGCCGTCAAACGTCGACACCGTTGCCCGGGATCTCCTGAGGCGTGGGCAGGCGGCGGCCAACAATGGTCGGTGGCAAGAAGCGTACGAGTCTTTCCGCGCGGCGTGGGCGCTAGATCAGCGTTACGTGGTGGCCTGCAACTTGGCGCAGGCGAGCCTTGAGTTGGAAAAGTTCGTTGAGGCGGCAGAGCGAGCACGGGACTGCCTGCGGATGTTGCCGACCGACACGAAACCGGCACAACGCAAGGTAGCTTCGGAGGGTTACGAGCGCGCCCGAAGCCAGGTTGGCGCTGTAAGGATTGAAGTGAAGCCGCGCGGTAGCGAGGTGTTCTTGGACGGGAAGAAGTTGGGTCTGGCACCCCTCGCTGAGGACCTGTTCGTGGAGCCTGGGCAACACGTTGTGAAAGTCACTTATCCTTCTAGAACACCCGCGGAACGGACGGTTGTCGCGAGCAAGGGGGAGGTCCAGCTGGTGAGGCTGGAACTCGAGGGTGCCGGAGGCGCGCCAGCAGGCAAGAGCAACGGCGAGCACACCACAGGCAACCCTGGGACTGGTAAGCCGCACGACACATCGCGCGACGGTGTGGCACCACGGACGGTTGCGCTGATTGCTGGTGGGGCGTTGACGGCGGTTGCCGTTGGTTTGGGTGTGGGGTTCAGGCTGAAGGGCTCGGCGGCGCACGATGATGCGGCCACCTCGCTCGACGCAGCCACAAGCAAGTTCGGACCCGCCCCCTGCTCATCGGCGCAAGGCGCGAGTTCCTCTCTCTGTGCAGAGGTTCGCAGCAAGCGGGACGAAGGCGACAGCGCCAACGGCATTTCAAACGTGTCGTTCGTCGCGGCTGGCGTGCTGGGGGTCGGCACCGCGGCAGCGTTCTTCTTGTGGCCGGCGGAATCTTCGGCCCGCGCAGTGCGAGCGACTCCGTGGACGACGGGCAACGCCAGCGGGATCACATTGCAGGGCAGCTTCTAG
- a CDS encoding DUF262 domain-containing protein, whose protein sequence is MANIYKEKTEELHQLLDRARSADGATVLIPDLQRPYVWTPNQVSLLVDSLIRGWPFGTLLMWKVGQSDIQNIPHRQFWRVVDRTSDAASSVVTRKDPPAAYHMVLDGQQRVQSLLLALGGDAWGFKMEDRAWAQEVQDRRPRGRYGKYRHWSKASLCFDLDRFLREYDSSGDLLTIDFRTVLQWVITDPSDGQSKWTKPATYEEPLARAFADANKGRLVRMSRLWSSATPNPNIKEGQFRDILQRLLKSEGIPDAKVEQLLIPMGELMTTLRDVKLSEVTYLELVAFDGNIWTEDAYNDAIVNIFARLNTAGRTLSREEITLAWLKVGWDPNATGGRTAGECFEDLLVELADRGLDIKMDDLVAAVSFIWSVLCNGGQILANRDLLKGATIRPMASDLARRWKGISHAIIGALDVVASRGLEFGGAGQYSSLNALAVVWAWRYIAADWEDRHQLAVPQRDGLQKSIDAALSARVDRWLICSQWAGRWSGSSPAMGGYAKALNDEFLACEKVGTVAELHEALARRLNGFVVDLEPDAANYIASLAASSRERVATYRTALWVWHRLDATRWLMSATPLRLGKRKANLDVDHAVAFALWETKLKTEPPSHVDDEADPVHVVNMLGNCSLLEKAFNISKGRHTLAWFMNQVHEVKQGEVSLSSWAKALGLDSVMLDPESSPTDGVISAIASRDASIRADLTEFVKGMKVRTDV, encoded by the coding sequence ATGGCCAACATCTACAAGGAGAAGACTGAAGAACTTCACCAACTGCTCGACCGAGCCCGATCTGCCGATGGCGCGACCGTGCTCATTCCGGACCTACAGCGGCCGTATGTATGGACCCCAAATCAAGTATCGCTTCTCGTGGATTCACTGATCAGGGGCTGGCCCTTTGGCACTCTGTTGATGTGGAAAGTGGGACAGTCAGACATTCAGAACATCCCGCATCGGCAGTTCTGGCGCGTGGTGGATCGAACCAGCGATGCGGCCAGCAGTGTCGTTACGCGAAAGGACCCACCCGCCGCTTACCATATGGTCCTCGATGGCCAGCAGCGGGTGCAGAGCCTGCTACTCGCGCTCGGCGGAGACGCCTGGGGATTCAAGATGGAGGATCGCGCTTGGGCGCAGGAAGTCCAGGACCGTCGCCCCCGTGGCCGATACGGCAAGTACCGCCATTGGTCCAAAGCCAGCCTCTGTTTCGACCTCGATCGCTTTCTCCGGGAATACGATTCGAGCGGAGACCTTCTGACCATCGACTTTCGCACCGTGCTGCAGTGGGTGATCACGGATCCCTCAGATGGCCAGTCGAAGTGGACAAAGCCGGCGACGTACGAAGAGCCGCTTGCGAGAGCGTTCGCGGACGCGAACAAGGGACGACTCGTTCGCATGAGCCGGCTTTGGAGCTCGGCCACGCCGAACCCGAACATAAAGGAGGGTCAATTCCGGGACATACTCCAGCGGCTGCTGAAGAGCGAAGGCATCCCGGACGCGAAGGTCGAACAACTGCTCATCCCGATGGGCGAGCTGATGACGACGCTTCGCGATGTGAAGCTCAGCGAGGTAACATACCTTGAGCTGGTGGCCTTCGACGGGAACATCTGGACGGAGGATGCTTACAACGATGCAATCGTGAACATCTTCGCCAGACTCAACACAGCTGGTCGTACGCTCTCTCGTGAGGAAATCACGCTCGCTTGGCTGAAGGTCGGCTGGGACCCGAATGCGACCGGCGGGAGGACCGCGGGTGAGTGCTTTGAGGATCTGCTCGTGGAACTCGCGGACCGCGGGCTAGACATCAAGATGGACGATCTGGTCGCTGCCGTTTCGTTCATTTGGTCAGTGCTCTGCAATGGCGGCCAGATCCTGGCAAATCGCGACCTACTGAAGGGCGCCACAATCCGGCCCATGGCGTCGGACTTAGCCCGCCGATGGAAAGGGATCAGCCACGCAATCATTGGTGCGCTAGACGTGGTAGCGAGCCGCGGGCTCGAATTCGGGGGCGCTGGGCAATATTCCTCGCTCAACGCGCTCGCGGTCGTTTGGGCATGGCGGTACATCGCCGCTGATTGGGAAGACCGGCACCAGCTGGCAGTTCCCCAGCGGGACGGACTGCAGAAGAGCATCGACGCTGCGCTATCGGCCCGGGTCGATCGCTGGTTGATTTGCTCCCAATGGGCGGGGCGCTGGTCGGGATCTTCCCCTGCCATGGGTGGGTATGCGAAGGCGTTGAATGATGAGTTTCTCGCGTGCGAGAAGGTTGGCACGGTGGCCGAACTTCACGAGGCGCTCGCACGCAGGTTGAACGGCTTCGTGGTGGACTTGGAGCCCGATGCGGCCAACTACATCGCGAGTCTTGCCGCGAGCAGCCGCGAGCGGGTCGCAACCTATCGCACTGCACTGTGGGTCTGGCACCGTTTGGACGCCACGCGTTGGCTGATGTCCGCTACCCCCCTGCGGCTCGGAAAGCGGAAGGCCAACCTAGATGTAGATCACGCGGTGGCCTTCGCGCTCTGGGAAACGAAACTGAAAACAGAGCCGCCGAGCCATGTCGACGACGAAGCAGACCCGGTTCATGTTGTCAACATGTTGGGCAACTGCTCGTTGCTCGAGAAGGCGTTCAACATTTCCAAGGGCAGACACACGCTCGCTTGGTTCATGAACCAGGTCCACGAAGTCAAGCAGGGCGAGGTATCGCTGTCGTCCTGGGCGAAGGCACTCGGCCTGGATAGCGTGATGCTGGATCCGGAATCTTCTCCGACCGACGGAGTGATCAGCGCGATCGCTTCGCGGGATGCCTCGATCCGTGCGGATCTGACGGAATTTGTCAAAGGCATGAAGGTCCGCACCGACGTCTAG
- a CDS encoding protein kinase: protein MTRRRFTPGTFVDRYEIIAPLGEGAQGDVYIALQPYLRRRVAMKCLKVDDAEPAEVKRRFQIEAQVLAELKHANVVQVHDAGVTADNVVFIVMDLLEGENVQQILRRVRRLSVTQALYYAAQFADGLDQAHEHGVVHRDVKPANLFVTTGDEAKILDLGTAKWFHSGLKTTDQMIIRGTPAYMAPEQLFGENVDARTDVYTLGLVLYECIAGRYAFTDASGNVPGPRQLAGLQIHGMPLPLPSIVPAVPEFIWQLILKAIAKRPAQRYTSMSEFGEAIRRARKQFGEHCRGRGLVPAIQHLYDLPALTPADPEPGPQPESPPAQVELAGRQPTWSPEPVPAEQAALAGRLTLRLGTTASGGAAPARPAEPRTATHAKPARAAPLNGGRVASQARVKLPAQVADHTPDALARRVEAKVTPRRRRRFRLSRIQQQILAAIWTGGAIVLLIVAIARWVRARAASSAEPAASTDSASTGSLATTESPSSIPAESSSALVQAGAPSPTPAQPAAELPSSAAVATALRAAPKAAESTFPTPKMAAPKSTPRPGPATKPRAKPGQEDEFAPIY from the coding sequence TTGACTCGCCGACGCTTTACACCCGGCACGTTCGTGGATCGCTACGAGATCATCGCCCCGCTGGGGGAGGGCGCTCAGGGCGACGTGTACATCGCGCTTCAGCCGTACCTGCGCAGGCGGGTGGCGATGAAGTGTCTGAAGGTGGACGACGCGGAGCCGGCCGAGGTCAAACGCCGCTTTCAGATTGAAGCGCAGGTGCTGGCCGAGCTGAAGCACGCGAACGTGGTGCAGGTTCACGACGCGGGCGTGACCGCCGACAACGTGGTCTTCATTGTCATGGACCTGCTGGAGGGCGAGAACGTACAGCAGATCCTGCGGCGCGTTCGCCGCCTGAGCGTGACTCAGGCGCTCTACTATGCGGCGCAGTTCGCGGACGGACTGGACCAGGCCCATGAGCACGGTGTGGTGCATCGCGACGTGAAGCCGGCCAACCTGTTCGTTACCACCGGGGACGAAGCCAAGATCTTGGACCTGGGCACGGCGAAGTGGTTCCACTCCGGCCTCAAGACCACCGACCAGATGATCATCCGCGGCACGCCCGCGTACATGGCACCCGAGCAACTGTTCGGAGAGAACGTAGATGCACGGACTGACGTCTACACGCTGGGTCTGGTGCTCTACGAGTGCATCGCGGGGCGCTACGCGTTCACCGATGCGAGCGGGAACGTCCCTGGCCCGCGCCAGCTTGCGGGTCTTCAGATCCACGGAATGCCGCTGCCGCTTCCGAGCATCGTACCGGCGGTTCCCGAGTTCATCTGGCAGCTGATCCTGAAGGCGATCGCCAAGCGGCCCGCGCAGCGGTACACCAGCATGTCGGAGTTCGGAGAAGCAATTCGACGAGCCCGCAAGCAGTTCGGTGAGCATTGTCGAGGGCGCGGCTTGGTGCCCGCGATCCAGCACCTGTACGACCTGCCGGCGTTGACGCCGGCCGATCCCGAACCCGGACCTCAGCCGGAATCGCCACCGGCTCAGGTTGAGCTTGCCGGGCGTCAGCCGACGTGGTCGCCCGAACCCGTTCCTGCCGAGCAGGCAGCGCTCGCGGGCCGACTGACGCTCCGACTCGGGACCACTGCAAGCGGGGGAGCTGCCCCGGCTCGGCCCGCTGAACCGCGCACCGCCACCCACGCCAAGCCGGCTCGCGCTGCTCCGCTCAACGGAGGTCGCGTCGCCAGCCAGGCTCGGGTCAAGCTTCCCGCGCAGGTGGCGGATCACACGCCGGATGCCCTTGCCCGCAGAGTCGAAGCGAAGGTCACGCCGCGGCGCCGGCGGCGTTTCCGATTGTCTCGTATTCAGCAGCAGATCTTGGCTGCAATATGGACGGGCGGTGCCATCGTGCTCCTGATCGTCGCTATTGCTCGCTGGGTGCGGGCGCGCGCTGCGAGCTCAGCCGAGCCGGCCGCCTCCACAGACTCGGCTAGCACTGGCAGCTTGGCCACTACGGAGTCTCCGAGCAGCATCCCCGCGGAATCGTCTAGCGCACTGGTGCAGGCTGGCGCTCCCAGCCCCACGCCTGCGCAGCCGGCCGCCGAGCTTCCTTCCAGTGCTGCGGTAGCAACCGCACTTCGGGCCGCGCCGAAGGCCGCGGAATCCACGTTCCCAACACCCAAGATGGCTGCACCAAAGTCGACGCCCCGGCCCGGGCCGGCTACGAAACCCCGAGCGAAGCCTGGCCAAGAGGACGAGTTCGCTCCCATTTATTGA
- a CDS encoding Rieske (2Fe-2S) protein, producing MAVWKPALPLEQLRASERKAVRIGKKQIALFVVNDGVRACDNRCPHEGYPLSEGSVDEDCRLTCNWHNWKFDLTTGENVFGGDALAVYATRIERGMVLVDVEEPPAEVRVERGFARLGEAADDDDYARLARELARLAALGVPLEDTVAWSIARSSEQLEYGMTHAYAAAADWLALLDESRDETERLVCALEPVAHVARDTLRRPCFPYSRERTQFDADGLCAAIEAENEALALAMLAPDTALDDLERALSRAALAHYADFGHSLIYVQKAFALCRRLGPAVREPVLSSLVRSLVYAQREDLIPEFRGYGSALARFGSGAELPSVVALEAHGVPGALEATVRGSGLEPERLFSALLEALAEALLHFDIGWMARSDRPYSDNVDWLDVTHGITFAHAVWTQCRRHPELWPAGLLQMACFVGRNARYLDRDEDVSAFSAEPDAYLATARGIVLDHGEPEPIVSAHLLKTFSAVRALRAAGHEPPALIPGLRRFFETPLPRRHVRRSARQALAFVAKEG from the coding sequence ATGGCCGTCTGGAAACCCGCCCTGCCTCTCGAACAGCTCCGTGCATCCGAGCGCAAGGCCGTCCGCATCGGCAAGAAGCAGATCGCCTTGTTCGTGGTGAACGACGGCGTGCGCGCCTGCGACAACCGCTGCCCCCACGAAGGCTATCCGCTCTCGGAAGGGAGCGTGGACGAGGATTGCCGGCTCACCTGCAACTGGCACAACTGGAAGTTCGACCTGACGACCGGCGAGAACGTGTTCGGCGGCGACGCCCTCGCCGTGTACGCGACACGGATCGAGCGGGGCATGGTGCTGGTGGACGTGGAAGAGCCGCCGGCGGAGGTGCGGGTGGAGCGGGGCTTCGCGCGCCTGGGGGAAGCGGCGGACGACGACGACTACGCGCGCCTGGCCCGGGAGCTGGCGCGCCTCGCGGCGTTGGGCGTGCCCCTCGAAGACACCGTGGCCTGGAGCATCGCGCGCAGCAGCGAGCAGCTCGAATACGGCATGACCCACGCCTACGCGGCGGCGGCGGACTGGCTCGCGCTGTTGGACGAGTCCAGAGACGAGACGGAGCGACTCGTGTGTGCGCTGGAGCCCGTCGCCCACGTGGCGCGCGACACCCTGCGCCGGCCCTGCTTTCCGTACTCGCGGGAGCGGACGCAGTTCGACGCCGACGGTCTGTGCGCCGCCATCGAGGCGGAGAACGAAGCCCTGGCGCTGGCGATGCTGGCGCCGGACACGGCGCTCGACGATCTGGAGCGCGCGCTGTCCCGCGCTGCCCTCGCCCACTACGCGGACTTCGGCCACTCGTTGATCTACGTACAGAAGGCGTTCGCCTTGTGTCGCCGCCTCGGCCCGGCCGTGCGGGAGCCGGTGCTCTCGTCGCTGGTGCGCTCCCTGGTATACGCCCAGCGCGAGGACCTGATCCCGGAATTTCGCGGCTACGGCAGCGCTCTCGCGCGCTTCGGCTCCGGTGCCGAGCTTCCTTCCGTGGTGGCGCTCGAAGCCCATGGCGTGCCGGGCGCCCTCGAGGCGACGGTTCGGGGCTCCGGTCTCGAGCCGGAGCGATTGTTCTCCGCGTTGCTCGAGGCGCTCGCGGAAGCGCTGCTCCATTTCGACATCGGCTGGATGGCGCGCAGCGATCGCCCGTACTCGGACAACGTCGATTGGCTGGACGTGACCCACGGCATCACCTTCGCCCATGCCGTGTGGACGCAGTGCCGCCGCCACCCGGAGCTGTGGCCCGCCGGGCTGCTGCAGATGGCGTGCTTCGTCGGACGCAACGCGCGCTATCTCGATCGCGACGAAGACGTCTCGGCTTTCTCCGCGGAGCCGGATGCGTACTTGGCGACCGCCCGGGGCATCGTGCTGGATCACGGCGAGCCCGAGCCGATCGTGAGCGCACACTTGCTGAAGACCTTTTCGGCCGTGCGTGCGCTTCGCGCCGCGGGGCACGAGCCTCCCGCGCTGATACCTGGCCTCCGGCGTTTCTTCGAGACGCCGCTGCCGCGCCGCCATGTGCGCCGGAGCGCGCGGCAAGCCCTGGCCTTCGTTGCCAAAGAGGGCTGA
- the hutH gene encoding histidine ammonia-lyase has translation MTRENRPPVVLGSPISLEDLVEVARRRRPVALAPDAAARVDRARRAVEKIAEAGDDAPRVYGVNTGFGALSETRIGADDVRRLQKNLVRSHSTGVGPELAPDAVRGMMLLRAQTLSFGHSGVRRVIIDQLIQMLNQNVLPRIPAQGSVGASGDLAPLAHLALALTGEGEARFEGELVDGKTALERAGLAPVELEAKEGLALINGTQFMTALGALALFDAARLATAADVAGAMSLDALKGSKRPFEARLMKLRPHPGQAVVAQNLRTLLENSAIMVSHVNCEKVQDPYSLRCMPQVHGASRDALAFAREVVEREINSVTDNPSVFLSDDDGADIVSGGNFHGQPVAYALDMAAIAVAELGNISERRVEQLVNPALSSGLTPFLARHSGLESGFMIAQVASASLVSENKVLCHPASVDSIPSSAGKEDHVSMGSISARKVQNVVDNVRRCLAIEMLTAAEGLEQRLPLTGGDGVEAARAGVRQAAAPLTEDRPLYQDIERVAELIRDGDLLERVSAQVGPLT, from the coding sequence GTGACCCGCGAAAATCGCCCCCCGGTCGTGCTCGGAAGCCCGATTTCCCTGGAGGATCTCGTCGAAGTGGCCCGCCGTCGGCGCCCCGTCGCGCTCGCACCGGACGCTGCCGCACGTGTGGATCGTGCGCGCCGCGCGGTGGAGAAGATCGCCGAAGCGGGTGACGACGCGCCCAGGGTGTACGGCGTGAACACGGGTTTCGGCGCGCTGTCGGAAACTCGCATCGGTGCGGACGACGTGCGGCGCTTGCAGAAGAACTTGGTGCGCAGCCACTCCACGGGGGTGGGTCCGGAGCTCGCTCCGGATGCCGTGCGCGGCATGATGTTGCTGCGAGCGCAGACGCTGTCCTTCGGGCACTCCGGCGTGCGCCGCGTGATCATCGACCAGTTGATCCAGATGCTGAACCAGAACGTACTGCCGCGGATCCCGGCGCAAGGATCCGTCGGTGCCTCGGGCGATCTCGCGCCGCTGGCACATTTGGCCCTCGCGCTCACCGGAGAAGGCGAAGCGCGCTTCGAGGGGGAGCTCGTGGACGGGAAGACCGCCCTCGAGCGTGCGGGGCTCGCGCCCGTGGAGCTGGAAGCCAAGGAAGGCCTGGCGCTGATCAACGGCACGCAGTTCATGACCGCCCTCGGCGCTCTGGCGCTGTTCGACGCCGCGCGGCTGGCCACTGCGGCGGACGTCGCCGGTGCCATGAGTCTCGACGCGCTGAAGGGCAGCAAGCGGCCCTTCGAGGCGCGGTTGATGAAGCTCCGCCCGCACCCGGGGCAGGCCGTGGTTGCGCAGAACCTGCGCACGTTGCTGGAGAACAGCGCCATCATGGTCAGCCACGTGAACTGCGAGAAAGTGCAGGATCCGTACTCCCTGCGCTGCATGCCGCAGGTTCACGGCGCTTCCCGCGATGCGCTGGCCTTCGCTCGAGAGGTGGTGGAGCGCGAGATCAACAGCGTCACCGACAACCCCAGCGTGTTCCTCTCGGACGACGACGGCGCCGACATCGTCAGCGGCGGGAACTTCCACGGTCAACCCGTTGCCTACGCCCTGGACATGGCAGCCATCGCGGTGGCGGAGCTCGGCAACATCAGCGAGCGCCGCGTGGAGCAGCTGGTGAACCCGGCGCTCTCCAGCGGGCTCACCCCGTTCTTGGCGCGGCACAGCGGGCTGGAGAGCGGCTTCATGATCGCCCAGGTCGCCAGTGCGTCGTTGGTCAGCGAGAACAAGGTGCTGTGCCACCCCGCCAGCGTGGACTCCATCCCTTCCAGCGCCGGCAAGGAGGACCACGTGAGCATGGGCAGCATCTCCGCACGCAAGGTGCAGAACGTGGTCGACAACGTTCGTCGCTGTCTGGCCATCGAGATGCTCACCGCCGCAGAGGGCCTGGAGCAGCGCTTGCCGCTCACGGGGGGGGACGGCGTGGAGGCGGCGCGCGCCGGAGTGCGCCAGGCGGCGGCGCCGCTCACCGAAGACCGGCCGCTGTATCAAGACATCGAGCGGGTGGCGGAGCTGATTCGCGACGGAGACTTGCTCGAGCGCGTCAGCGCCCAGGTGGGGCCCCTGACCTGA
- a CDS encoding serine/threonine protein kinase: MARDLPDPTDVKRPTGDPLEGTPYRTVSRLGEGGMGAVYLAEHDLGRTVVVKVVHPSHAPDREDLVERLALEARSLGRLTHRNVVEVLDFGRTPSGRPYLVMEWLKGHTLAQELKARPAIPVLEAIDFARQALAGLGAAHALGVVHRDVKPTNLFLCSPTDAGRILKVLDFGIAKVLEGISDNAPAPLGFRTDGHAVIGTPRYVSPEQAALKSVDHRSDIYSLALVLYTMIAGRGPFDHTKNVIELLAAHRMQLPAAPSRFAPDPVPAELDAAVLRGLAKRKDERFQSADEFSAALGQIAVRLRGPIGSVGTIAVHRSELVSDSEVARGQAVLADNNDSTDRGVPFTPLAMPPRALGPAPLREPSASDALPVHDGKTDPIVEPDAQPVRASNSDVGGRTPGTLLSAAQQEPVRPPESSGAHEPSASREPSLSRGGFALVVLLSVFLLGLAALAMTRL, from the coding sequence TTGGCTCGAGACTTGCCAGATCCTACCGACGTCAAGCGCCCCACGGGGGACCCGCTGGAAGGCACGCCGTATCGAACCGTCTCCCGGTTGGGGGAGGGCGGAATGGGCGCGGTCTATCTGGCCGAGCACGATCTGGGGCGGACGGTGGTGGTCAAGGTCGTGCATCCGTCGCACGCGCCGGATCGCGAGGATCTGGTCGAGCGGTTGGCGTTGGAGGCGCGCAGCCTCGGCCGTCTCACCCATCGCAATGTGGTGGAGGTGCTCGACTTTGGGCGCACGCCGAGCGGACGACCGTATCTGGTCATGGAGTGGCTGAAAGGGCACACCCTCGCCCAAGAGCTGAAGGCGCGGCCTGCCATTCCGGTGCTTGAAGCGATCGATTTTGCGCGCCAAGCGCTCGCGGGTCTCGGTGCGGCGCACGCGCTGGGGGTGGTGCACCGGGACGTGAAACCCACCAACCTGTTCCTGTGCTCACCTACGGACGCCGGCCGGATCCTGAAGGTGTTGGATTTCGGGATCGCCAAGGTGCTGGAAGGGATCTCCGACAACGCACCGGCACCGTTAGGCTTTCGGACGGATGGCCACGCCGTCATCGGCACGCCACGGTACGTTTCTCCCGAGCAGGCGGCGCTCAAGAGCGTGGACCACCGCTCGGACATCTACTCGCTCGCGTTGGTGCTCTACACGATGATCGCCGGGCGCGGGCCTTTCGATCACACCAAGAACGTGATCGAGCTCCTCGCCGCGCATCGGATGCAGTTGCCGGCGGCGCCCTCCCGCTTCGCGCCGGATCCAGTTCCTGCGGAGCTCGATGCGGCCGTGCTTCGAGGGCTGGCCAAGCGGAAGGACGAGCGGTTCCAATCAGCGGACGAGTTCTCTGCTGCGCTCGGGCAGATCGCCGTGCGGCTGCGAGGCCCGATCGGATCCGTGGGCACCATCGCGGTGCATCGGAGCGAGCTGGTGTCGGACTCGGAAGTGGCGCGCGGACAAGCCGTTCTGGCGGACAACAACGATTCGACCGACCGCGGCGTGCCATTCACGCCCCTCGCAATGCCGCCGCGAGCGCTCGGTCCGGCGCCTCTTCGCGAGCCCTCTGCCTCGGACGCGCTGCCTGTACACGACGGGAAGACCGATCCCATCGTTGAGCCGGACGCGCAGCCGGTTCGCGCATCAAACAGCGATGTCGGCGGGCGCACCCCGGGCACGCTGCTCTCGGCCGCGCAGCAAGAGCCAGTACGGCCGCCAGAATCGAGCGGAGCGCACGAGCCCAGTGCGTCGCGAGAGCCGAGTCTGTCGCGAGGCGGGTTCGCGCTCGTTGTGCTGCTGAGTGTCTTTCTCCTTGGCTTGGCGGCTCTTGCCATGACGCGGTTGTAG
- a CDS encoding four helix bundle protein, with amino-acid sequence MTNFKSSASKLPHHQLKAYGVAVELLDAVRAASIRDRKLRDEALRAAKSACLNVAEGAGRFTRRDKARAYTIARGETVEAVAAVEIAARAGDARAECVAEVVELGNHLYAMLTKLIV; translated from the coding sequence ATGACAAACTTCAAATCATCCGCTTCGAAACTTCCGCATCATCAACTGAAAGCTTACGGCGTGGCCGTGGAGCTCCTGGACGCCGTGCGAGCGGCCAGCATCCGCGACCGAAAGCTCCGGGACGAAGCGCTGCGCGCAGCGAAGTCCGCGTGCCTGAACGTGGCTGAAGGCGCCGGTCGCTTCACGAGACGGGACAAAGCGCGGGCGTACACCATCGCGCGGGGCGAAACTGTCGAGGCCGTGGCGGCGGTGGAGATCGCAGCACGGGCAGGGGACGCGCGAGCGGAGTGCGTTGCCGAGGTCGTGGAGCTCGGCAATCACCTGTACGCCATGCTCACCAAGCTCATCGTGTGA